One Thermococcus sp. M39 genomic region harbors:
- a CDS encoding tungsten cofactor oxidoreductase radical SAM maturase: MKGDMHRFSFDNSLILIPKEPDLKYLYIEITNRCNLRCEMCFKQYWEDEEGDMDYNLFLKILDDAEEFPELEMIYFGGIGEPTVHPRFMDMVKEVKKRGYAFGMSTNGFLLTDKRIKELVELDVDLIYISLDAIPTQETRIGHIMPSVAVDRIKKIIEEKKRQRKDFPHIGVEVVVTKENYWQMPHIADYLGDLGIDVLLFSNIIPIEKKHANQIVYDGSVNLQPYIDELYAKAYKQFLLKLPEFQLRTERHCDFVEKKVAVVRWDGEVAPCYRFLHTYPEVVFGREKKVYAYSFGNVREKSLKEIWTSRDYTWFRFVVKNALYPSCTDCPLVDSCSFVEDTNADCWSNTPSCGDCLWARRIVLCPIPEKGVKGFW; encoded by the coding sequence ATGAAAGGCGACATGCACAGGTTCAGCTTTGATAATAGTTTGATTTTAATTCCAAAGGAGCCAGACTTGAAATACCTTTACATTGAAATAACAAATCGGTGCAATTTGAGATGTGAGATGTGCTTTAAGCAGTACTGGGAAGATGAAGAGGGGGATATGGACTATAATCTTTTCTTAAAAATCCTTGATGATGCGGAGGAGTTTCCAGAGCTCGAGATGATATATTTTGGAGGCATAGGGGAGCCAACAGTCCATCCGCGCTTCATGGACATGGTAAAAGAAGTCAAAAAGAGAGGCTACGCATTTGGAATGTCAACCAATGGATTCCTTCTCACAGATAAGAGAATCAAAGAACTTGTAGAGTTAGATGTGGACTTAATCTACATTTCGCTCGATGCAATACCAACCCAAGAGACCAGAATTGGGCATATAATGCCAAGCGTCGCTGTTGATCGAATAAAGAAGATTATTGAAGAAAAAAAGCGCCAAAGAAAAGACTTCCCTCACATAGGTGTTGAGGTCGTTGTAACAAAAGAAAACTACTGGCAGATGCCCCATATAGCAGACTATCTCGGAGATTTAGGAATTGACGTCCTGCTCTTTTCAAATATAATCCCAATAGAGAAGAAGCATGCGAATCAGATAGTCTACGATGGAAGTGTTAATCTGCAACCTTACATTGATGAACTCTATGCCAAAGCCTACAAGCAATTCCTCCTCAAGCTCCCAGAATTTCAGTTGAGAACAGAGAGGCATTGTGACTTCGTGGAAAAGAAAGTTGCAGTTGTAAGGTGGGATGGCGAAGTTGCTCCCTGCTATCGCTTCCTTCACACATATCCAGAAGTAGTCTTCGGCAGAGAGAAGAAAGTATATGCCTACTCTTTCGGAAATGTTAGAGAAAAATCCCTCAAAGAAATCTGGACAAGCAGAGACTATACATGGTTTAGATTTGTTGTAAAAAATGCCCTGTATCCATCATGCACAGACTGCCCGCTTGTTGATTCATGTAGCTTTGTTGAGGACACAAATGCAGATTGCTGGAGCAATACTCCAAGCTGCGGCGATTGTCTGTGGGCTAGAAGGATTGTTCTATGTCCCATCCCAGAGAAAGGTGTCAAAGGTTTCTGGTAG
- the dph5 gene encoding diphthine synthase produces the protein MAIYFIGLGLYDEKDITLKGLEIARKCDLVFAEFYTSLLAGTRIEKIEELIGKPIRLLNREEVELHFERIVLSEAKNKDVAFLTAGDPMVATTHADLRIRAKQMGIESYVIHAPSIYSAVSITGLQIYKFGKSATVAYPEKNWFPTSHYDVIKENKERGLHTLLFLDIKADQGRYMTANEAMEILLQVEEMKKQNVFTPETFVVVLARAGSLTPTLKAGYVKDMIKEDFGKQPHIMVVPGRLHIVEKEYLVTFADAPEEILRRRDL, from the coding sequence ATGGCAATCTACTTCATAGGGTTGGGATTATACGATGAAAAGGATATCACGCTCAAGGGTCTTGAGATAGCGAGAAAATGTGATTTAGTCTTTGCAGAATTTTACACATCTCTGCTTGCAGGGACAAGGATAGAGAAAATCGAGGAGCTGATTGGAAAGCCGATTAGACTTTTAAATAGAGAGGAAGTGGAGCTGCATTTTGAGCGGATTGTCCTAAGTGAGGCTAAAAACAAGGACGTTGCATTTTTAACCGCTGGCGATCCTATGGTGGCAACAACTCATGCTGATTTAAGAATCAGAGCAAAGCAGATGGGGATTGAAAGCTATGTAATCCACGCTCCTTCCATCTACTCAGCTGTTTCAATCACTGGCTTGCAGATTTACAAGTTTGGTAAAAGTGCAACAGTCGCATATCCCGAAAAGAATTGGTTTCCAACGAGCCACTACGACGTGATAAAGGAGAACAAGGAAAGAGGACTACACACATTGCTTTTCCTCGATATAAAAGCAGATCAAGGGAGATACATGACAGCAAACGAAGCGATGGAGATTCTTCTTCAAGTTGAGGAGATGAAGAAGCAGAATGTATTTACGCCTGAAACTTTTGTAGTAGTCCTAGCGAGGGCTGGTTCACTAACTCCGACGCTCAAAGCTGGCTACGTGAAGGATATGATAAAAGAAGACTTTGGAAAGCAGCCTCACATAATGGTAGTCCCCGGAAGGTTGCACATAGTCGAGAAAGAGTACCTTGTGACATTTGCTGATGCTCCAGAAGAGATACTTAGGCGGAGAGATTTATAG
- a CDS encoding ATP-binding protein, whose protein sequence is MVMVLEKKGLSLKSGDQIFAEVGGELLDKFLSRRPEKGGNVGIITGEQGSGKTTLMLLLAKNLIGKDIVIWRGRFLAQWHRFPNWEEKVRILVHKDDNIEFLKLPYDGSPATKLEIPDLVTYESAEDVLRLAKKDKLNVVYEPPGYRISDELVKDVKERTGRTISPDKLEEEKPAYFWFELLYRLLVRRDRRWYSVFIDEVDDIFPETPKGAQFALQDWMKDIVKDLRKGWVSLIMSTHTLKNVDWRIRTKIPTRIYLRGAEVEQGSIVRKQVVLGLRDGYAVIDWGRFGGFFFKPLPPVDYDVLVNRK, encoded by the coding sequence GTGGTTATGGTGCTGGAGAAGAAAGGATTAAGCCTGAAATCCGGTGACCAAATCTTCGCAGAGGTAGGTGGTGAACTTCTTGACAAATTCTTGTCTCGAAGGCCTGAGAAAGGTGGGAATGTCGGTATAATCACCGGAGAACAAGGAAGTGGAAAGACCACACTGATGCTTCTACTTGCCAAGAATCTCATTGGAAAAGATATCGTCATTTGGAGAGGCAGATTCCTAGCACAATGGCATCGCTTTCCGAATTGGGAGGAGAAAGTAAGAATACTGGTTCACAAAGACGACAACATAGAATTCTTGAAACTCCCGTATGATGGCTCACCAGCAACAAAGCTTGAAATCCCGGACCTCGTCACCTATGAAAGTGCTGAGGATGTCCTCAGGCTGGCGAAGAAGGACAAACTCAATGTAGTCTATGAACCTCCCGGGTACAGGATTTCAGATGAGTTAGTAAAAGATGTCAAAGAGAGGACTGGGAGGACTATCTCACCTGACAAGCTGGAGGAAGAGAAGCCGGCATACTTTTGGTTCGAGCTTCTCTATCGCCTCCTCGTCAGAAGGGACAGAAGGTGGTACAGTGTCTTCATAGATGAAGTTGACGACATATTTCCGGAAACCCCTAAGGGTGCACAGTTCGCCCTTCAAGACTGGATGAAAGATATTGTCAAGGATTTGAGGAAGGGTTGGGTGTCTCTCATCATGTCAACTCACACACTCAAGAATGTCGATTGGAGAATCAGGACGAAAATCCCAACAAGAATATACTTGAGAGGAGCTGAAGTCGAACAGGGCAGTATAGTGAGGAAGCAAGTAGTACTTGGACTCCGAGACGGATACGCGGTTATTGACTGGGGAAGGTTTGGCGGATTCTTCTTCAAGCCCTTGCCTCCTGTAGACTATGACGTCTTGGTGAACAGGAAGTAG
- a CDS encoding phage/plasmid primase, P4 family, with product MEAIAPDSGYAGGGISTLWTPKQIEEILQNIRNFIRERIKVGGIPKYDEWGRPLGIKLPEPHELLQQKIDPEHPEDIKPSDVADVLMNYYRFATLDDTEEVLYYYKGKYHFGAETRIIKKEVQNMMKKLGLEHKATRYFVNEVIGHIQRSTYVSRDEFDKNPYIVNCKNGLLDIENWTFLPHTPEYLSLRQINAEFNPDAVPRRFLQFLSEVLGTPEDSVTITQFFGYTLLGDNRYEKILILFGSGKNGKSTLLNVLTAFLGEENVLTRPLQELIESKFARADLYGKMVNISDDIPWKAFKSTGLLKMLTSRTLVTAEKKFKNSFQFENRAKFIFAGNILPRAHDGTEAFYRRLLIVVFPKTIPPKKRDPQLLEKLTTPEELSGILNLALAGLALLIHHNGFICDKSPDEIEELYEKLSNPVAMFVEEFIVRDRDAWVPKDELYAIYLDFCKSKKLPKLSRKAFARELKLLLPDIQESMKAISTNNYVRAWVGITVKSAKQD from the coding sequence ATGGAAGCTATAGCCCCTGATAGTGGTTATGCTGGAGGCGGTATAAGTACTTTATGGACTCCTAAACAAATCGAGGAAATCCTTCAAAACATCAGAAACTTCATTCGAGAGAGGATAAAAGTTGGCGGCATTCCAAAGTATGACGAATGGGGAAGACCGCTTGGTATCAAGTTGCCTGAACCACATGAACTCCTCCAACAGAAGATTGACCCAGAGCATCCAGAGGATATCAAACCCTCGGATGTTGCAGATGTCCTAATGAACTACTATAGATTTGCGACACTCGATGATACAGAAGAGGTCCTATACTACTACAAAGGCAAGTACCACTTCGGCGCTGAAACACGCATAATCAAGAAGGAAGTCCAAAACATGATGAAAAAACTTGGACTTGAACACAAAGCCACTCGGTACTTTGTGAATGAAGTCATCGGACACATCCAGAGAAGCACTTATGTAAGTCGCGATGAGTTCGACAAAAATCCATACATAGTGAACTGCAAAAATGGGCTCCTTGACATCGAAAACTGGACATTCTTGCCTCACACACCAGAGTATCTCAGTCTTAGACAGATTAACGCTGAATTTAACCCTGACGCTGTTCCTAGAAGATTTCTTCAATTCCTCAGCGAGGTCTTAGGCACTCCGGAAGACTCTGTGACTATCACCCAATTCTTCGGATACACCCTCTTAGGAGACAACCGATACGAGAAAATTTTGATACTCTTCGGGTCTGGGAAAAATGGCAAAAGCACCCTTCTTAACGTCCTTACAGCGTTTCTAGGGGAAGAGAATGTCCTAACTCGTCCCCTCCAAGAACTGATTGAGAGCAAATTTGCTAGGGCAGACTTGTATGGAAAAATGGTAAACATCTCCGACGATATCCCATGGAAAGCTTTCAAATCGACAGGACTGCTCAAAATGCTCACTAGTAGAACATTAGTAACAGCAGAGAAAAAATTCAAAAATTCATTCCAGTTTGAAAATAGAGCAAAGTTCATCTTTGCAGGCAACATTCTTCCAAGAGCTCATGACGGTACTGAAGCTTTCTACAGACGTCTACTGATAGTAGTATTTCCAAAAACAATTCCTCCAAAAAAAAGAGACCCTCAGCTCCTTGAGAAACTGACAACACCAGAAGAACTTTCAGGTATACTGAACCTTGCGCTTGCAGGTTTAGCTCTCCTCATACACCACAATGGATTCATATGCGATAAGTCCCCAGACGAGATTGAAGAGCTCTACGAAAAACTGTCAAACCCTGTCGCAATGTTTGTCGAGGAGTTCATTGTCAGAGACAGAGATGCATGGGTACCAAAGGATGAATTGTATGCAATCTATCTTGATTTCTGTAAGTCCAAGAAGCTTCCTAAACTCAGTCGAAAAGCATTCGCCAGAGAGCTAAAACTCCTCCTTCCAGACATTCAAGAGAGCATGAAGGCCATATCAACCAACAACTATGTCCGTGCATGGGTTGGGATAACAGTCAAATCTGCAAAGCAGGATTAG
- a CDS encoding excisionase family DNA-binding protein — protein sequence MRRTYYTATQLAKLLRVEYSTIKKAIEKGQIKAYRYAGGWYRIPEEEVQRLLHQYGIDPNKEYLRPSQLAAMLNVASDTVVYWIHTGKLHAVKTLSGYYLIPKSEVEKLLNQNKAGS from the coding sequence ATGAGAAGAACATACTATACGGCAACCCAACTAGCAAAGTTGCTAAGAGTAGAGTACAGTACCATCAAGAAAGCTATCGAAAAGGGTCAGATTAAAGCATACAGGTATGCAGGAGGCTGGTACAGAATCCCGGAGGAAGAAGTTCAACGACTACTGCATCAGTATGGTATTGACCCAAATAAGGAGTATCTGCGTCCTTCTCAGCTTGCTGCAATGCTGAATGTCGCCAGTGATACTGTAGTGTATTGGATTCACACTGGAAAACTACATGCTGTCAAAACACTAAGTGGGTACTATCTAATCCCAAAAAGTGAAGTTGAGAAGCTGTTGAATCAAAACAAAGCAGGAAGTTAA
- a CDS encoding helix-turn-helix domain-containing protein, producing MRTPKIPRPEGPYLSPRELARMLGVSVDVVYIWIEEGRVASLKIHYGRRIYHWIPEEEVERLKKEKPPKDILLSTREAAEMLGVSQIVVGDLIRSGKLRAIKVGLHYKIPETEILKLKSQ from the coding sequence ATGCGAACACCAAAGATTCCAAGGCCTGAAGGCCCCTACCTCTCTCCGAGAGAACTGGCAAGAATGCTAGGAGTTTCAGTTGACGTGGTGTATATCTGGATAGAGGAAGGCAGAGTTGCATCTCTCAAGATTCACTACGGAAGGAGAATTTATCACTGGATACCAGAAGAAGAAGTTGAACGACTGAAGAAAGAGAAACCTCCCAAGGACATACTCCTCAGTACCAGAGAAGCTGCTGAAATGCTCGGTGTTAGCCAGATAGTTGTCGGTGACCTCATCCGTTCTGGCAAACTTCGAGCAATTAAAGTCGGCCTCCACTACAAGATTCCTGAAACAGAAATCCTGAAGCTGAAAAGTCAGTAA
- a CDS encoding integrase yields MISEQFASSLLKLLKERSDGIDVRLPSDEEVRKALSRVTREEMLIVGLLCLFSGIRVKEAIKLVNEFDKAKLHIDDNIAYYELGWRRNSKISYYVFMPIELAEKLRRIKITYDAVGSYYVKRGLPLKYARKWFINKMIESGVQESVVKFMIGHSQQGDILATHYINLFHQAKKAYRENVGRLKTALSFPTILYGCNQTTATKNREETKVTNLPTSPEAQAVCQSP; encoded by the coding sequence ATGATTAGTGAACAATTTGCCTCAAGCCTCCTGAAACTCTTGAAAGAAAGGTCAGACGGGATTGACGTCAGATTACCGAGTGACGAGGAAGTAAGGAAGGCCTTAAGCAGGGTAACAAGGGAAGAAATGCTGATTGTTGGCCTTCTCTGCCTCTTCAGTGGCATAAGAGTGAAAGAAGCTATCAAGTTGGTGAATGAGTTTGACAAGGCCAAACTCCACATTGACGACAACATAGCCTACTACGAGCTTGGCTGGAGGAGAAATAGCAAAATCTCCTATTACGTCTTCATGCCAATAGAGTTAGCGGAAAAGTTGAGGAGAATCAAAATCACATATGATGCTGTAGGGAGTTACTACGTCAAACGAGGCTTGCCGCTGAAGTATGCGAGAAAGTGGTTCATAAACAAAATGATAGAGAGCGGTGTCCAAGAATCTGTTGTGAAGTTCATGATTGGCCATTCCCAGCAAGGCGACATACTGGCAACACACTACATCAACCTCTTTCACCAGGCCAAGAAAGCCTATCGGGAGAATGTAGGGAGGTTGAAAACAGCCCTTAGCTTTCCAACCATTCTTTACGGATGTAACCAGACCACAGCAACAAAAAACCGTGAAGAAACAAAGGTTACCAACCTTCCAACCTCTCCAGAAGCTCAAGCTGTCTGTCAATCTCCTTGA
- a CDS encoding C2H2-type zinc finger protein: MAVLKAIKVKDRDGEIFFRCPRCGMVFKRSKDYIRHINRAHGHLFKK; the protein is encoded by the coding sequence ATGGCGGTGTTGAAAGCAATAAAAGTCAAGGACAGAGACGGTGAGATATTCTTCAGATGCCCAAGATGTGGGATGGTCTTTAAGAGAAGCAAAGATTATATCAGGCACATAAACAGAGCACATGGCCATCTCTTTAAGAAGTGA
- a CDS encoding cell wall-binding repeat-containing protein yields the protein MKNKIWISLSLLILLAVSLVSFVLLPVKAQENTRQYDLIIVRNDDLIDYIVALPYSKKLDIPILPVNPQMLDDKTKAQLQSYVQFGWKNVLIIGNSNAVSKEVEDELLSLGFSVTRIGGDVRTETAEKLALHFYPDGADTVVLASALDYGSALAAARFAMNYGYPLLLTVENDLSEFAIQGLKKLHPKQVIMIGAGLSPEIEKKLEEMGYSVFWYGKNVTITITPPKEPSPIPWVVIGAVLSLAIAVPIILYWAKKKWAANRVPIEVLTEKERIVVKAILEKGGKVKQEDLPELTGYSRPTVSRIVQELEKKQLVTREKVGKTFIVKLIKEINLKE from the coding sequence TTGAAGAATAAAATTTGGATCTCACTTTCACTGCTCATATTGCTGGCAGTATCTCTGGTGAGCTTCGTTCTTCTTCCTGTAAAAGCGCAGGAAAACACTCGTCAATATGATTTAATAATTGTTAGGAACGATGATTTAATTGACTATATTGTAGCTCTTCCCTATTCTAAAAAGCTTGACATTCCAATTCTCCCTGTAAATCCCCAAATGCTTGATGATAAAACAAAGGCTCAGCTACAGTCATACGTGCAGTTTGGATGGAAAAATGTCCTGATCATTGGAAACTCAAACGCAGTGAGTAAGGAAGTTGAAGATGAACTTTTATCGCTTGGGTTCAGTGTTACAAGAATAGGAGGAGATGTAAGGACAGAGACTGCTGAAAAGCTAGCTCTTCACTTTTACCCAGATGGTGCAGATACAGTTGTTTTAGCAAGTGCGCTGGATTATGGATCAGCATTAGCTGCAGCGAGATTTGCAATGAACTATGGTTATCCACTTCTCTTGACTGTAGAAAATGATTTATCAGAATTTGCTATTCAGGGACTCAAAAAGCTCCATCCAAAGCAAGTTATAATGATTGGTGCTGGGCTTTCACCGGAAATTGAGAAAAAACTTGAGGAAATGGGATATTCAGTCTTCTGGTATGGCAAAAATGTAACAATCACAATAACCCCACCAAAAGAACCTTCTCCAATTCCGTGGGTTGTCATTGGTGCCGTGCTATCTCTTGCAATTGCCGTCCCAATAATTCTCTACTGGGCAAAGAAGAAGTGGGCAGCAAACAGGGTTCCAATTGAGGTGCTAACTGAAAAGGAAAGGATAGTTGTTAAAGCAATACTCGAGAAGGGTGGAAAAGTAAAGCAGGAGGACTTACCAGAGCTGACTGGATACTCAAGACCCACAGTGAGCAGAATAGTCCAAGAGCTTGAGAAGAAGCAACTGGTTACAAGGGAAAAAGTTGGAAAGACGTTCATAGTAAAGCTAATAAAGGAGATAAATCTTAAAGAGTAG
- a CDS encoding metal-dependent hydrolase, with protein sequence MVKIRFLGHAAFEIEGSKRILIDPFLTGNPAAAAKPEDFDKIDLILVTHMHGDHVGDAVKIAQKTGAKIVAMYDIANYLVEKNKGITTIGMNYGPTEIDGVKIVQVPAWHSSGAEEGFMVGNACGYIVEIDGVKIYHAGDTYVFKDMELFAELYGIDVALLPIGGHFTMGPKEAAKAVELLKPKYVIPMHYNTWPPIAQDPEEFKKLVGDKAEVIILKPGETFEL encoded by the coding sequence ATGGTGAAGATAAGGTTTTTAGGACATGCAGCCTTTGAGATTGAAGGAAGCAAGAGAATTCTCATCGACCCATTCTTAACAGGGAATCCAGCTGCAGCTGCAAAGCCAGAGGACTTTGATAAGATTGACCTAATTTTAGTCACTCACATGCATGGCGACCACGTTGGTGATGCCGTAAAAATCGCACAGAAGACTGGAGCAAAAATTGTGGCAATGTACGACATAGCGAACTACCTCGTTGAGAAAAACAAGGGCATAACAACAATTGGGATGAACTACGGCCCAACTGAGATTGATGGAGTAAAGATTGTCCAAGTTCCAGCTTGGCACTCAAGCGGAGCAGAGGAAGGATTCATGGTGGGTAATGCCTGTGGATACATTGTAGAGATTGACGGCGTAAAGATTTATCACGCTGGAGACACCTACGTCTTTAAGGACATGGAGCTGTTTGCTGAGCTTTATGGAATTGATGTTGCTCTGCTCCCAATAGGCGGACACTTCACAATGGGACCAAAAGAGGCAGCAAAGGCTGTCGAATTGTTAAAGCCCAAATACGTGATTCCAATGCACTACAACACCTGGCCGCCAATTGCACAAGACCCAGAGGAATTCAAGAAGCTTGTCGGCGACAAAGCGGAAGTCATAATCCTCAAGCCCGGAGAAACCTTTGAGCTTTAA
- the acs gene encoding acetate--CoA ligase alpha subunit, with protein sequence MTFDYFFKPKAIAVIGASNDPLKLGYEVFKNLKKYKDGKVYPVNVKDEVVQGVKAYKNVKDIPDEVDLAVIVVPKKFVKQTVIDCGEKGVKGIVLITAGFGETGEEGKREERELVEIAHKYGMRIIGPNCVGIMNTHNDMNATFIMDAKKGDIAFVSQSGALGAGIVYKTVKEGIGFSKFISIGNMADVDFSELMEYLADDEESKAIALYIEGIKDGRKFMEAARKVTKKKPVIVLKAGKSESGARAASSHTGSLAGSYKIYEAAFKQTGILVANTIDEMLSMARAFTQPLPKGNKVAIMTNAGGPGVLTADEIDRHGLKLANLKEETMQKLREFLPPMAAVKNPVDMIASARGEEYYKTAKLLLEDENVDMLIAICVVPTFAGMAPTEHAEGVIRAVKEVNNGKPVLALFMAGYVSEPAKELLEKEGIPVYERPEDVGIAAYALWEIARRRNK encoded by the coding sequence ATGACGTTCGATTATTTCTTCAAACCTAAAGCAATAGCTGTAATTGGCGCTTCTAATGATCCTTTAAAGCTCGGCTATGAAGTTTTTAAGAACCTTAAGAAGTACAAAGATGGCAAAGTTTATCCAGTAAACGTAAAAGATGAAGTTGTTCAAGGAGTTAAAGCTTACAAGAATGTCAAAGACATTCCAGACGAAGTAGATTTAGCAGTAATCGTTGTTCCTAAGAAATTTGTAAAGCAGACAGTAATTGACTGCGGTGAAAAAGGAGTGAAGGGAATTGTTCTCATCACGGCTGGATTTGGAGAAACTGGAGAAGAAGGGAAAAGAGAAGAGAGAGAACTCGTTGAGATTGCTCACAAATACGGCATGAGGATTATCGGTCCAAACTGTGTCGGAATAATGAACACTCACAACGATATGAATGCAACATTCATCATGGATGCAAAGAAGGGAGACATAGCATTTGTTTCCCAGAGCGGTGCGTTGGGAGCTGGAATTGTTTATAAAACTGTCAAGGAAGGAATTGGCTTTTCTAAGTTCATAAGCATTGGAAACATGGCTGATGTTGACTTTTCAGAGCTCATGGAGTACTTAGCCGATGATGAAGAGAGCAAAGCAATAGCTCTGTACATTGAAGGTATCAAAGACGGAAGGAAGTTCATGGAGGCTGCTAGAAAAGTCACCAAGAAAAAGCCTGTCATTGTTCTCAAGGCTGGAAAGAGCGAGAGCGGAGCGAGGGCTGCTTCAAGCCATACCGGATCATTGGCTGGAAGCTACAAGATTTATGAGGCAGCATTTAAGCAGACCGGTATTTTGGTTGCGAATACAATTGATGAGATGCTCAGCATGGCAAGAGCATTTACTCAGCCTCTTCCAAAGGGCAACAAAGTTGCAATTATGACAAACGCTGGCGGTCCTGGAGTATTAACGGCTGATGAAATTGACAGGCACGGGCTTAAGCTAGCCAACCTAAAGGAGGAGACAATGCAAAAACTTAGGGAGTTCTTACCTCCAATGGCTGCTGTTAAGAATCCAGTGGATATGATAGCAAGCGCAAGGGGAGAAGAGTACTACAAGACTGCCAAGCTCCTTCTGGAAGATGAAAATGTTGATATGCTTATTGCAATTTGTGTTGTACCTACATTTGCTGGAATGGCTCCAACGGAGCATGCTGAAGGCGTTATAAGAGCAGTGAAGGAAGTTAACAACGGAAAGCCCGTTTTAGCATTGTTCATGGCTGGCTATGTCAGCGAGCCAGCTAAAGAACTCCTCGAGAAAGAAGGCATTCCAGTTTATGAAAGACCTGAAGATGTGGGAATAGCGGCATATGCCCTTTGGGAAATCGCAAGGAGAAGGAATAAATGA